From the genome of Primulina huaijiensis isolate GDHJ02 chromosome 11, ASM1229523v2, whole genome shotgun sequence:
GTTTGATGAGAAATTGTTCAACACTTGTCTCAACACGACCGTCGTAGATTCATTTTCATCTTTGAATTTCAAGGTATCAACTACAACAACATGAAGAAGAACTTTGTGTATTATAAAATCTCAAAGATAGCTTCAACATCAACGAAAACAAACTGTTCTAATCACACAAAGAGAAAAACCAAAGAAATTCAGTGGTGCAGATTTTAAAGGAGGCAACAAAAAATGTTGTTCACCTAATCACAATGAGTTTGGCAAGATTTTTAAAGGAGGATCATCCCACCATCACAAAGAAAGAGGTCGACCCACTTGATGCATGAAATCAAAGTAACTTTCTTTGCAAAAGCTAGCTATATTCTGAATGAACTTGATAATGCACTTTACAATGTGTACTGTTAAGTCAAAATCACGAATGAACTATGAGAAATGCTTGAAAAGAAGTGTAAGTCAAAAGATGTTGaccttaaaaaaattcattgttGGACGCATCTTGGAGATGGTAGGCTCCAAATTTGTGGTGAATGAAATGCAAGAAACACAAATACTTTTGCACGAAATTAATGCAGAGAAATTGAGTCTAAGCGAATCTTTTCAAATTACTGTTTTGATTGAGAAACTCCCTCATGTGTGGAAGGATTTCAAGAATTACTTGAAGCATAAGAAGAAGGAAATTAGGAGAATGAGAATCTGATTGTACGACTAAAGATCGAGTAAGATAACCGTAAAACTGAGGACAAGACAAGCGAAAGACTGAAGGAAGCCAAAGAAAGGGAAGAAGCAAGCGAACATAGTTCAAGAAATATCGATATCATTTGACTATTCTGAGCTTGATTCATCTACAAttgttttttaatcaaatttggTGGACAACCCAAACAAACGATGGGTTGATACGGGTGCTACCCAAGAAATATGTTTCGATAAAGAGATGTTCTTTACATACACtctaatttccaattaaatgcCCAACATTTCTTTCATGAGTTTGCCTACGGGCTTCACGGTGACATTAATGGTAGTTATTTGAGCCAAAGCATACCTCTACAATcattaataatcatttttatatattttgtgtaatttctaataaataattaGCAATTGATATTTGTGATGCAGTCGTTAGTTATTTTGTACAGGATTATTAGAAGGAATGAGCCGTGATATTTTCATGGAATTGATTTAAAATAACAGACATTGAAAAATTTAcagttataaatatatatttcattgttGATTATAATATAATGTATCATAAAGAGACATTTTACGGATGCTCAATTTAGACGACTCTCATTTGTGGTTTAGTTATTTTATTCACACGATTCATTTTATTCTTGGCAGCATGGACAAGTTATTTATGGGAATCaacattattaataattaactgatCTAATATCActacaagaataaatatttatggtgacattcataaatgtcatcatattcaatatttagTGACATTTAAGTTTTAGTGACACCTCCAACAAATGTCTTATATTTCAATGTCGTCTTAAACTTCCTGgcattttaaattaattgaagttgtgtgttcaaaaaaaaaaaaaaaatttacttgagCTGCCAACGTGTAGTAGTTTGTGTTTGAAAGGAATGGAAATGTGATTGTGGTCCGTGGcccaacaaaaacaaaatttctttGGAAAATAGTATGTGATGGTTAGAAATTAgattacaaaatatatttaaaatgacaaattatcattgtatttaatttgaaaaattatttcaaatatatatttaggaTATTTATGTCATTTTGAATGCACTTTATAATCCAATACATAACTCTTACTGTACATATAGGATGATCCAATTTCTTCTGCGTCATTTATTGATTAGATATTATGATTCATTTGACATGAAAAAACTTACACAATAATtgacataaacaataaaaacttAGGAATTTAATGCCAGGTTGTAAGAAAAGTGGGCTATATATAAATGTTGAGTTACCCCTCATATTCTTTCCCTAACGATCGAAAGTAAACAAATCGACATCTTATGATCGATACAAGAACTATTTCATCAAATCAAACCATTCTAAAATCGGTGGGTTTTAAATTCTTAAGCATAAATGACGGtcaaaataaacaatatatatttgttaaattttattgggatttgttaagttaaattaaatatacatgATCTTTTGACATTCACACAAGAGGCAACTAAAATTAAACCTTTGGTCATaccacaaaaactcatgtgagactgtctcgcatgtcaattttgtgagataaatattatatttgagtcacacatgtaaaaatattactttttatgtcaaaagtattactttttattgtaaatatgagtaaaATTGGCTCGTCTAACGAATAAAGATTCACGAGACcctctcacaagagacctaatcTTAGTATAAAGTAACGGGCACAACTAGCTGATTATATTCTtaagaatattattattttacagcAGTTGTATGTATACACATGATAAAATTGATCGAGACGGAGTTCATGATTTATTCTTAGGGGGCGTTTGGTTCATGTGATAAggtgggtttattttttttaacccacTTTATCCCTCGTTTGGTACGcgtgattatttaaccaagtcaatccctcctatgaatgataatgttatattaggtaggttaaaataatacctcctcaccccctaggattatttatcccacccttaatccatcatattttttcaattttacccttctcctaaattcaacctcaccaccacttccttcCACCGACCGTCCACCGGCAACCGCCGGCCGCCGTCCACCATCTCCGCCGACCACCGCCGCCGCTTCCGGCCGACCACCGCCAGCCGCCGCCGACCTCCGGCCGATCCCGTCGTCGCCAACCACCGCAGCCGTCTccggccgccgccgccgccggaatggaagaagaaaaaaaagaagaaaaggcaattttgtcatttcatcaaaaaattcaaaattatcccacatttaaaaatcataccaaacataatataattttacattatatattacatttctatcacaatcatttcttttatcatttacatactaatcattagtttattttatcctacAAACCAAACTTAgccttataatatatattataagatAAGACACCCGGCCCCTAGCTAGCTAATTAAGCATGAATTTGGCAAACAAATCACAATCATTGAACAAGCAAAGCAGGAAACAAATCACACTCGTTGAACATTATTATGGTAATAATTATTGTTTGATTTCACGCCCATTTAGCCATGAGGGACATCCCGCCGGCACCCAACATGACGGCGGCGTAAGACTTGATCTGCAGTTTGATGCTGCCTTGCAGCTTGGCTCCCATAAAATCTGCTGCCAACAAATCAACGAGAGCCATATAAATCAAGAGGCCAGAAGACGAAGCATTGAGTAAGCCCACAGTTATCAGGGAACGAGGGCTGTTCTCTTTGTAAGTGCTGGATAATCCCATCCCCAGTGCTATCCCGAATGGAGTGGTCACCGCGAAGAAAAATGCCATCGCAGTCTTCTTTACGAAGCTGTATTCCGCCTGGAGAATGCAACCGCCGAGACCCATTCCTTCGAACATTTGATGGAAGCAGAGTGCAGCTACCAGCCCTTTGATTGTGCAGGCGTTGTTCGACGCGCCAAGAGACAGTCCTATCACTATGGAATGAACGATGATTCCCAGCTCTAAAACCTGTACGTACCATTAATTGTCCATGCATCTTAATCTGGTGTCAATCTTTGATACGTATATATACAAACTTCTACGAAAGGGCGAGACTAACCATGGCAATTACTCTATATCGTAGAAGTTGTGAGCCCTCAGCATCGACCAATTTGCCTCCGTGGTGATGGCCATGAAAATGGCCGTGATCAGGTTCCGCCACAGCCATCTCCTGGTCTCTTGACTCGGCCGGCAGCACCACTCCAGATTTATTCTTCTGACTATATACACTGGTGGCCAAGGAATCGATCATAAGCGTGAGGATGGCGGAGAGCATGGCCACAAATCCAGTGAAAGGAAACTTATGCCATGGATTATCCTTCAAACAGGTGGATGACAACATGTCGAATGAATCAGGAAGAACGTGCATGAACCCAGTGGCCAGAATGATTCCAGCGGCAAAAGCCTTGACGATCACGAAAAGGCTGCGATCAGGCTGGAGCGCGGGGATGGAGCGCGTGCAGAGTGGCAAGCACACGCCGATCATGCTTGTTACTAGAATGGACACGATGGCGATGATTTTGAGAGGCAATGCTTTTTTCTTGTCGATGCATCCAGCATCATCTTCTGCTCCGCATTCCTGCACAACCGAGAGAACCTGCACAGAAAAGTTGGAAACCAGGAGGAACAAGACCAAAAGAATTGATGCTTTAGAAGTCATTTTGCTTTGTGTATGGACACATCTGTGTCGTTTGAGTTTAGAATTTATAGTAGCtattaagtaattaattttGGTGACATAATGGACGCGAGCTGCGTGTAAAAGGCATGAAATGGCACTGGAAAATTGACCAAGTCCAGTACTCCTACATTGTATTACGCCCATTAATGGCGACATGTGGATATCGTGTGTTCCTTGCAATTGCATTTACGGAAGGAGCGTGTGTTAAATCAGATGTGGCAACAATTACTTCCAAAATTAAGTGctatataaacaaataatataaaatataaccaAGCTATTCCAGGGACATGGGAAATCGAGTGAATTTGGATTTCGCTCAATGTAAAGTCATCAAGGAATAATAGATTTGGTTTCAAATTTGAAGTTTTAATTTTTCATCCaaacaaatcaaataatttgaaatcataTTAATCCGAACACAATACTACATAATTTCGCCAAATTTG
Proteins encoded in this window:
- the LOC140988695 gene encoding probable zinc transporter 10 — its product is MTSKASILLVLFLLVSNFSVQVLSVVQECGAEDDAGCIDKKKALPLKIIAIVSILVTSMIGVCLPLCTRSIPALQPDRSLFVIVKAFAAGIILATGFMHVLPDSFDMLSSTCLKDNPWHKFPFTGFVAMLSAILTLMIDSLATSVYSQKNKSGVVLPAESRDQEMAVAEPDHGHFHGHHHGGKLVDAEGSQLLRYRVIAMVLELGIIVHSIVIGLSLGASNNACTIKGLVAALCFHQMFEGMGLGGCILQAEYSFVKKTAMAFFFAVTTPFGIALGMGLSSTYKENSPRSLITVGLLNASSSGLLIYMALVDLLAADFMGAKLQGSIKLQIKSYAAVMLGAGGMSLMAKWA